The Fusarium poae strain DAOMC 252244 chromosome 2, whole genome shotgun sequence nucleotide sequence GCGAAGATAGGCCCCTTTCCATGGCATATGGAATGGCGGCCCTTCTCCAGCTTGGCGTTTTTGACTTTAAGCTTTGGCAAGTACAGGCGTTGTGTGCCTTTCGAGTCTTTCAGGCATTTTCTGAATCTTGAACCTTCTCGCGGTTGGAGTCCTTTGTGTCGTGCTGCAGCGTTGAACATCGTTACTATTGTTGAGAACTGTCTGAGTATGGGCGCGGATATCGACTATGAAGGCTGCCCCCTTGGAACGGCGGTCATGATTGCAAGTGCATGCGGGAGTCTTGAAGCTGTCCAGTGTCTTGTTCGAAAAGGGGCGTCAGTGACGTATACTTCCGAGTGTCGTTTCAAAAGCTGTTACTTACTGGCAAAGACAAACTCAGTGAGAGAGTGGCTTCTTGTTGGTCGATACAGGGATATAATGACACTAAGTGATGGGAGTGAGAGCTTTTCTGTAAAAGAAGAATCAGTTTGGAGTGGATATAAGAAAGTGAAGGTGGTGTTATATGGTAAAAGAGCAAGAGGACACGATGAATCTGAGAAAGATTATCGAAGAAGAATAGCAAGACTCAAGAGGAGCTTATACGGCAAAGTTGTGGACTCGAATGCATACGACCTGGAGAAAGAATTGGAACTAGGACCGAACTCGCAGCCAGAAGCGGTCTCGGAGTCGAACACGAATTCAGAACATGACGAAGATCAAATACGAACTATCCTAAGGCCTACGTAATACTCAGCCGTTCTACTGATCAAGCTGCTCCGGAATATTCGTCAAGCGAGAAGTACACTTGCAGTGTAGCAGCAGTGCATCTGACCACTCCTTTCATCAAACGTTTAGTGAGTTCAACCCTATCCCCTGCTATAAAATACGTGCTCAGTGGCAGCACATCTTAGTGCGTTTAAGAATTTATTTCTGACCTATTTCGCAGCCTAGACAATCACAATTTCTCCCCCCACAAACGAGGAATCACAGAAAAACATCAGCGTTTGATCATTCCACACACTCAGTTTTCACCAACTATTGAACTGAGCAAACGATCTAACAAGCtgtttgttcttctttctctctctcctaATCTTCTTTTGAACAAATCACCTACTGTCATCGCCCCCTTCTTCCCTATTCGAGTTACACTGAAAAACCAAGCACCGAGGTTACCCTGAAACTCGAGAAACAACATGGAAAACACCGACTGGAGACAGATTCCGGCTCCTCAGCGCGAGATCTTCAGTATCCAAGACATCTTGGGACGTACTAACCACTTCCTCAACGTTACTGTGTGTAGCGCTATCGGGTTTTTTGCACTACACGTTGGTAAGGTGCAAGGCGAGGAGTTTTGCCGATACTTTTTCTACTTCGGTCTTGAGGACAAATTCAAGTTCCGAGACACCAGCGGATATGAGGTCAATATCGTTGGTCTGGTGATGTGGATGGGCCGCAAGAACTGGCGCGAGGGAGAACTCACTGTCCGCTTCGTCATCCAGGAGCGTCCCTTTTACCACCCCGTGGCTGCGTACAGGTTTCCTCTCATGGATCCGTGGCGTGACGACGTCAGTGTTACCATGCTCACTCTCCTCAACATCCTTCGAGGAAACACACTGAGTCTCGGTGACCGTGATCGTACCGACCTGACCACGTTCAAATTCTGGCCCTTGGAGTGCTCCCTCTTGGATGATCCTGGAATCCGCGGCCACCGTGATGCCTTGTAAGTTAGATCCAATTCTTTGATATTGACCAACATCAGCTGATATACCATCAGGACACAGTGGATGATCCGCTGGGAGTCCAAGGAGTATGTCCTATGGAACTCCTATCGTCAATACATTGACACGGACGCTGTCCTGGAAATCGCGGGCCTGGACAACTGGGATCTTGGATCACAGCCTTTTGACACTATCATTGGAATTGGCTTCACCGCCGAGGGTGTCCCCCGCGACCTTCAACCTATGACCATCACCATGCAGCCCAAGAAGATCCGTGGCGGTTATTGGGCCATTGGCTATGACAGAGTTCTTTACATCGGCTTGGACCGTCTTCCTTACGAGACGCCTCCCGTTCCCGTCACAACCACTGCTGACAACTCCGCTGAGACCTGGACCTACGCAGAGGCTCATACTCAGCCTGAGGATCTTCTCACAGGAAGCCCACGCCCACGACCTGCCACTCACGAAAGCAACTTCTTTGAGTACCTGCAGATGGTCGAAAGCCACTCAGACAGCTCCGGTGAATTCCAGCTCGTCACTATGTGCCAGCGTCTGGGTATTGAGAGTCAGCCTCAGAGCGAGCACTTCGACAACCttggcgacgacgaggattACAGCGACAATCAATCCAGCAGCGATGACTCCAGCGACGAAGGCCATTACGATGAGTTCATGCGCTACTACCTCCAGGGATAGACTAAGAGGTATCTTGAGCGGACCAACTTGGCTTTACGCCACTGTCCAGCTCACGGGTCTCGTTGGAATGTCCACCAGACCAGTTCACCAAGTCATTCGTCTCATGGGAGACTTTAAGGTTCTACGATTGTTTTTGCTTGCTTTTACATGGTCCGCATCTGTCTGCAGCGACTTTCCGCCAGACTAGTCCAACAGGACTGAGACCAACAGGACATTCGTCTCATATGAGACTCTAAGGGTCCTACAGTTATTTTTGGTTGCTTTGTTGCCCATTGATGCCCGCTACGCTGTGTGGCCTGGCTAGTCCTTCACGGCTTTCATCAGCATGAGGCACACGCAGGGTTCTTCGGTTATTTTTGGTCGCTCTATGGCCCTAATTGTCTTCTACTCTATGTAGCTAGACCGGCTCAACAGGACATTCGTCTCACGGGAGACTCGAAGGGTTTTACGGTTATTTTTGGTTGCTTCATGGCCCATGACTATCTGCTGCGCTGTTTAGCCACGTTGGTCCGACAAGACCTTCATCAGCATGGGCCATTTCGAAGCAAGGTAATAGGGAACAAGATGTACGAGATACGATATCCAGGACAACAAAGGTTCAGGACAGGAAAGGTTCAGGACAGATTCAGAAACAGGTTACTGCTTATTCTGCTAGCTTAGACTAGATATGAACTTAGGTACCTAGAATACACTAGCTGAACATTAACGGATCGGTGCCACAGTCGGTACAAGCCTGATATATCTAGGATCTTCCATGTCTAATCCAAACATCACCGTAGCCTCCCCTGCACTTCTGGATTTGTAGCTTCCCATGGTTTGTAACCATCGAGTTCACGATCCCACCACTGACCGCGCACAGCATGAGCGATGGCCAAGAAACTAGCATGTAGCTGCGGAAGACGCTTTAAACGGTTCCGAATAATGTCGATGATAGATACCGTAACAGTAAGGAAGAGCATCACAGTCACAGCGATCAAGATACTACATCGCACTATGTAAACTGATTCAATAACCTTGGACATCGTCTCAACTTCCGACGTGCCAAAGTATCCCGCCGTAGTAATAGAAACAATAGCGTGCGCCATGTTACCGAAGAAGTGACCGAAGTCTTTCGATGTAGGAATCGTGTAGAGTGTGTCGAGAGTATCGTCGACGATACTGATTCGATTGCGGATGATGTACCATGGTATTGCAGACATGTAGACGCTTAGAGAGTCGAGTGCTTGTGTATCGAGTGCTGTTTTGTTGGAGTCGGCTTTTTCGAAACAGGATGTCATGATGGTTCCGTTGAAAGTACAAGACCCGACTAACCATTCAAGACGAGGAGTACACTTTGTTCGGGAAATCCAGTCACCGCCGTCGGTTTGAACTAAGCTCTTATCGTCGCCTCGGTTGCGAAGGGCAGTCTCATTGATATTCGGGATAGACTTGGTCGCGGAAAGGAAGTAGGTCGTACCAGAAGTAGGAATCTTGTCGGTGCCGTGCTTTGTAGCGTTACTCCAGAGCCGAATTCTCTGCGATCCTCGCGAAAGGAGCTCGATACTCTCTACGCTTTGGTCGGGAAGTGTAAAGTTGTAAACAGTGTTGCCGTCGTCTTTGTAAGAAGTATAGTTTACTTCAGTTGCTGCTTCGCAGTTGGCGGTCCAGTTGAAAAAGACTATTCCTTCGTAAGTCGTGTTTGTAGCAAAAGTAAGATTGTGTGTCGGAACAGGGCCCAAGATGCCAGAGTCGACGTTTGCGAGGGCGTTTTGGGATACTAGACTGCCTACAAAGGTGAAGACGGTCTGAGAAAGGAATGTGTCGTTCTTTGAGAGTGAAGGATGAAACTTGTAATCGGTGTTTCCGCCCATGGCGGTTGAGAGGGATGTAACGTTTGAACTAATCGCATCCGCTGCCGAGATTGGAAGTCCGACGACACCCAAACCATCTCTGTAGTGTGTGTAAGGTCCAGTGGTAAGTATAAGAGCTCCAACAGGCATGAGTAATGTTCTGGTAAGAATCAAAGCAGCGTGCATAACGCCGTACCACCAGGAGTACTTGACAACCGTTCTCAAAGTCCATAGCGTTAGACTTTCTGCAATGTCATCTAGATCTTTGACCGCCACGGGTTGTTGTGTTGTAAGAGCAAACAGATGCAACCTTCGGAAGTCCCACACAACGAATTGGACAAGGACTGTTGCAGGCCCGAGTAGTGCGGATAGAGCTATACCAGAGTAAAACTGGTCGACTGGAAGAGAAGGACTTGTACGAAAGACACGCCGTTTAGAAGCGTCGGTGTCCAGCACGGCGCCAGTATAAGACCAAGCAAGACAGAATACAGCGCCGGCAAAGTAGACACATAAAATAATGACATAGGCTCTCAGCCAGCTGTCGAGCTTGTAAAGACCCTTGTTCTCATGTTTCGTGTTTGGTGAAGACGTAAGAGAAGTTTGATGGTCTGGGGTCTTTTCATCCATTCGGTCTTCCTTTTCGAGGGATGAGTATACCGCCGGTGTAGACATCTTGGAGCATAAGGAATAGAGAAAAGAGATATACGGACGGAGTAGGTCCTGTTGAAGATATAGTGGGAGAAGACATTGTCGAAGGATTTCGGACACGGACACGGACACGGAGATTGTGGGGGCGACGGAACCTGTCAGCATTTAGTTAGATGGGTTCAAGGATTGGTTGGGAGTTGTTACAGGGCTGAGGTAGGATTGGGAACTGGtaggttgttgttgatgatcttATTTGCGGTGATATTGCTTTGTGTGAGTTTGTTATGCTTGTGATGGTTGGTTGTGGTGATTGTTGGATGTGCCCATTGCTAGTTGTTTAGAGCCTGAAAGTACAGCGATGAAAGAGGTCTCGGTACTAacattcttcaacaacacaacCACCATGTAACAACTTCTATGACAATTAGTTTATAGATCACCAATTAGACTCTAAGAGACATATAGAAAACGAGTCAAAGCTTTACCCAAAAAATGAATGAAGTCACATTAAAGTTCAACTACACAACAAAGGATAGTTATTCCACCAATTGGAACGCAACCAAGACGCCTCGGATTCACTAGCAACATGTCACGTTCTGTTTGTTTATATAAGAACACACGAGCAATCATTAATACAAAATGTTGTAGACAGTAGGTCTCAGAGCTTTTAAACTGCAAACTCTTTTCTTTGTACAACAAAAGGCCATTATGTTGAATTTTATTATGTTAAAAGCTACGgcgttaattataagctttttcctttcttccctagaatcttctttttttaactttatagaattcttaatataataaattctaatttaataaactttttaataatattacctttatgttacgatcggcccctataggcagctgtaagcaccactgtaatcgctagcatagtgattatggcccgatcttttgccctgtggcttagcggttaggtgcaaccgttacacgATAATCACTGTTAAGCGGGTGGCCCGAAGGTTAAGGGTTCGGTTCCCCCTCTGACCTTTGGAATAGCTGCTCACAAGGGTACCCTCGTAACGCGGTTAGGGCAACTGCGGGGTATGCCTTGGGAGGTTGGCAGCTGTGCTGTACCGCGTACTGTTACAGGGCTTGGTTCCCCCTGTAGGCAGCCGGCTTCAGCGGGTTTCGAGGGCGAAAACCCCTGAAGAGGGAGCATCGTGTTACGATCGgcccctataggcagctgtaagcaccactgtaatcgctagcatagtgattatggcccgatcttttgccctgtggcttagcggttaggtgcaaccgttacactttattaaataccttataagttattaataacttattttctttattaaagattattttaaagattaaaaagtaattttatttaaaatattttactttttaatatattaatattattattatattttattttataaaaaaccttaaaggcttttttctttttatataataaagatttaaattttaatttattaatttaataattaattatataattaaaagtattataattaaaaataataaaaataataatttaattattatttatattaataatattttaattttaaatattaataaaaagattattttaaaggtaataaaaagccttaaacttttttaattaattttttttttaaaaataaaattaattataaaaactaagcttttataaataattctttaatttaatatataattaaaattaataaagactttaaagtttattattttatatagtaattttattaatattaataaagaaatatttaataattaatttttaaaaagaataaaagcttttataataattattataattttaactttataaattataatatatacttttaaataaaatctatattaatatctaggtttaaaaactatatttttttataagttaattttatatatatactttaagacttacgccttaaaaatcacccaacaaaaGTACGACAAAAGGGTCTTCACAGGGGTGATCCCAGTAATTTTCCATCAGCTATATCCCTGTAGTAAACACCCATCCCCTATATTTGATTGGCTATTCGCCATGTTTCCAAAACTGCCTGCCGGACTTACCTGGCACAGCCACTCCCTTTTGACTGTAACCATAGAACTGACGTGTGGGTAGCAAAAAagaatgacctcctaagtcttaggtaacaaaaataaacagtctaagagccatagtctaaggagcataaagtggctcACTAATTCCGTCTCTTATGCCGGGTACCCTGAGGACTGAATTATGATTTGAATCGACGCATCAGGGCTGGTGACTTTTCCTTCCCATTCCTATATATCATTCAAAACCTAGTTAATTACTACTTTGTTGTCTCTAAATAAATCATGTAGGCTCAAATACTTGATAACATTGTCGTTTCCTGCTTTAATTATGGTGTTACTGGTGACACGATGACGCTTACAAGTTACGGGAAGGAGTCACGTGTTCCCACTTATTCCATTCAGCAGCATCTATAGGTCTCGACATTGTCGGTCTGCTGCTCCTATAAATCGCGAGAAAGGGTTGTTAACGGGTATCTTGTCGAGAGAGAATATCAGACATTGTTTAATGATTCTCTATAACTAATTCCTTTTTCTTCAGCTTCATATCATCGGAATTGTCAGTCAACGACACCATCTCGCGAGCTGTTCACCAGAACAGCTAGTTGTATGAGGCCGCTATGCTAACAGAATACAGACCATACCCCATGCCGATCTCACCTCTGCTGTCATGGCTTGTTGACCACTATTGCCGCCGACCTGAATTGCTCGCTATTCGACCATACGACATGAAAGCTGACCTTTGTGAATAGCCAGGCTTGTGAAATCCTCTTCGGTGTGCTCTATTAAGAGAGCCGCCGACGAAAGAAATACCCCCTATTTCTACCCTTGATCCGGCAACT carries:
- a CDS encoding hypothetical protein (TransMembrane:5 (o119-144i165-187o228-252i539-558o578-598i)), which codes for MVVVLLKNQWAHPTITTTNHHKHNKLTQSNITANKIINNNLPVPNPTSALFRRPHNLRVRVRVRNPSTMSSPTISSTGPTPSEDRMDEKTPDHQTSLTSSPNTKHENKGLYKLDSWLRAYVIILCVYFAGAVFCLAWSYTGAVLDTDASKRRVFRTSPSLPVDQFYSGIALSALLGPATVLVQFVVWDFRRLHLFALTTQQPVAVKDLDDIAESLTLWTLRTVVKYSWWYGVMHAALILTRTLLMPVGALILTTGPYTHYRDGLGVVGLPISAADAISSNVTSLSTAMGGNTDYKFHPSLSKNDTFLSQTVFTFVGSLVSQNALANVDSGILGPVPTHNLTFATNTTYEGIVFFNWTANCEAATEVNYTSYKDDGNTVYNFTLPDQSVESIELLSRGSQRIRLWSNATKHGTDKIPTSGTTYFLSATKSIPNINETALRNRGDDKSLVQTDGGDWISRTKCTPRLEWLVGSCTFNGTIMTSCFEKADSNKTALDTQALDSLSVYMSAIPWYIIRNRISIVDDTLDTLYTIPTSKDFGHFFGNMAHAIVSITTAGYFGTSEVETMSKVIESVYIVRCSILIAVTVMLFLTVTVSIIDIIRNRLKRLPQLHASFLAIAHAVRGQWWDRELDGYKPWEATNPEVQGRLR